In Arachis stenosperma cultivar V10309 chromosome 1, arast.V10309.gnm1.PFL2, whole genome shotgun sequence, one DNA window encodes the following:
- the LOC130943995 gene encoding uncharacterized protein LOC130943995 — protein MTKFKNSQVIVLFILLLLLVITPLLPSSLRPTYMYFISNFLIIALGAEAGLLTIILRPLNERKHVNFIAQKPLIIVEKLEKFVCVAKVEEKARNCASMPSIFFIGGDDGDEDYEYDYDDDDLKAEDEIGGVDNGQELFAKAEAFIGNFYKQLKMQREESWIHHKAY, from the coding sequence ATGACAAAGTTTAAGAATTCTCAAGTTATAGTGCTCTTtatccttcttcttctccttgtAATCACACCCTTGTTACCTTCTTCTCTAAGACCCACCTACATGTACTTCATATCCAATTTCCTCATCATAGCACTTGGTGCCGAAGCAGGCCTTCTTACTATTATTTTGAGGCCGTTAAACGAAAGAAAACACGTTAATTTTATAGCTCAAAAGCCTCTTATTATCGTTGAAAAGCTCGAGAAGTTTGTTTGCGTcgcaaaagtggaagaaaagGCGCGAAATTGCGCTTCAATGCCGAGCATTTTCTTCATTGGAGGTGATGATGGAGATGAGGATTATGAAtatgattatgatgatgatgatttgaAGGCCGAAGATGAGATTGGAGGAGTTGATAATGGGCAAGAACTGTTTGCAAAAGCTGAAGCATTTATTGGGAACTTCTACAAGCAATTGAAGATGCAAAGAGAAGAGTCTTGGATTCATCACAAGGCCTATTAG